A part of Deinococcus sp. KNUC1210 genomic DNA contains:
- the rpoD gene encoding RNA polymerase sigma factor RpoD, which translates to MTTKSPRVRTRTATPTKTATSSETQPAVPQAAATPVAKPARTVKPKETAAAPKSPKAPAKAASKTDAKPAAKAAAPQAAGKTPATPAAAKAASDGKAPAAPTSTVAQALYDHPSIQALMKTGKATGAVASEEAMAALTVALEAAGMDIESADAFDQLQLFLAAQNIELEDPEADEEEADDAEGGEEELRPADAALVEDEVEFLPRAVSNDPVRQYLHEIGRVPLLSIAEEIALARRIEEGEEARAQLEENLELEDRMRRRLVRQVEDGDAARQGLIEANLRLVVSIAKKYTNRGMSLLDLIQEGNGGLIRAVQKFEYRRGFKFSTYATWWIRQAINRAIADQARTIRIPVHMVETINKLSRTARQVQQELSREATFEEIAEAMGPGWDAAKVEDTQKVSQEPISLETPIGAENDSFYGDFIPDNNLLSPSENADASLLLEAMDQALSQLDEREAMVLRLRKGLIDGREHTLEEVGTHFKVTRERIRQIENKALRKLKYLESRSRKLRDFLE; encoded by the coding sequence ATGACGACCAAATCCCCGCGCGTCCGAACCCGCACCGCCACCCCAACCAAGACCGCCACCTCTTCAGAGACTCAGCCTGCTGTGCCTCAGGCCGCGGCCACGCCCGTTGCCAAGCCCGCACGCACGGTCAAGCCCAAAGAAACTGCCGCCGCTCCCAAATCCCCCAAGGCCCCAGCAAAAGCAGCGAGCAAGACCGACGCCAAACCCGCCGCCAAGGCAGCTGCGCCCCAGGCGGCAGGCAAAACCCCCGCCACCCCGGCAGCCGCCAAGGCAGCCAGCGACGGCAAAGCGCCAGCCGCCCCGACTTCGACCGTCGCACAGGCGCTGTATGACCATCCCAGCATCCAGGCGCTGATGAAAACCGGCAAAGCCACCGGAGCCGTTGCCAGCGAGGAAGCGATGGCGGCCCTGACGGTGGCGCTGGAAGCGGCGGGCATGGATATCGAGAGCGCCGACGCCTTCGATCAGTTGCAGCTCTTTCTGGCCGCACAGAATATCGAGCTGGAAGACCCCGAAGCCGACGAGGAAGAGGCTGACGATGCGGAGGGCGGCGAGGAAGAGCTGCGCCCCGCCGACGCCGCACTGGTCGAGGATGAAGTGGAGTTCCTGCCGCGTGCGGTGTCGAACGACCCGGTTCGCCAGTACCTGCACGAGATCGGACGGGTGCCGCTGCTGAGCATTGCCGAAGAGATCGCGCTGGCCCGCCGCATCGAGGAGGGCGAGGAAGCGCGTGCCCAGCTCGAAGAGAATCTGGAACTCGAAGACCGGATGCGCCGCCGTCTGGTGCGTCAGGTCGAGGACGGCGACGCGGCCCGCCAGGGGCTGATCGAGGCCAACCTGCGACTGGTGGTGTCGATTGCCAAGAAGTACACCAACAGAGGCATGAGCCTGCTCGACCTGATTCAGGAGGGCAACGGCGGTCTGATCCGCGCCGTCCAGAAATTCGAGTATCGGCGCGGCTTCAAGTTCTCGACGTATGCGACGTGGTGGATTCGTCAGGCGATCAACCGCGCCATTGCCGATCAGGCCCGGACCATCCGTATTCCGGTGCACATGGTCGAGACCATCAACAAGCTGTCGCGCACGGCCCGTCAGGTGCAGCAGGAGCTGAGCCGCGAGGCCACCTTCGAGGAGATCGCCGAGGCGATGGGGCCGGGCTGGGACGCCGCCAAGGTCGAAGACACTCAGAAGGTGAGCCAGGAGCCGATCTCGCTGGAGACGCCGATCGGCGCCGAGAACGACAGCTTCTACGGCGACTTCATCCCCGACAACAACCTGCTCTCGCCCTCCGAGAATGCCGACGCCAGTCTGCTGCTCGAAGCGATGGATCAGGCGCTGAGCCAGCTCGACGAACGGGAAGCGATGGTCCTGAGGCTGCGAAAGGGCCTGATCGACGGACGCGAACACACTCTCGAAGAGGTGGGCACCCACTTCAAGGTCACCCGTGAACGCATCCGGCAGATCGAGAACAAGGCGCTGAGAAAACTGAAGTACCTGGAAAGCCGCAGCCGCAAACTGCGCGACTTCCTGGAGTAA
- a CDS encoding HU family DNA-binding protein — MTKKSPAKTAAKPAAAKPAAPVAEATTTEKLGKTQLIDLVATQTSLTKKEAGAAVDAALEAIVEALRGGKSVGLPGVGTFSVKATAARQGVRPGTSEKIQIPAGKKVSYKVASTLKADL; from the coding sequence ATGACGAAGAAATCTCCTGCCAAGACGGCAGCCAAGCCCGCTGCTGCCAAGCCCGCCGCCCCCGTCGCCGAGGCCACGACCACCGAGAAGCTCGGCAAGACTCAGCTGATCGATCTGGTCGCCACCCAGACGAGCCTGACCAAGAAGGAAGCGGGCGCTGCCGTAGATGCCGCCCTCGAAGCCATCGTGGAAGCCCTGCGCGGCGGCAAGAGCGTGGGCCTGCCGGGCGTCGGCACCTTCAGCGTGAAGGCCACTGCGGCACGTCAGGGCGTGCGCCCCGGCACCAGCGAAAAGATCCAGATTCCGGCAGGCAAAAAGGTGTCCTACAAGGTCGCCAGCACCCTGAAGGCCGATCTGTAA